In the Leptospira neocaledonica genome, ACATCCTAAACATCATGGCTGTGTGGCTGCTAACTTTACCGTAAAAAAAGATCTAGATCCTCAGTATAAGTTGGGAGTTTTCCAGCCAGGAAAATCCTATCAAGGTTTGGTTCGTTTTTCTAACGGATCTCAAAAACCGAAAGCAGACTTGGAAGGAGATATCCGCGGAGTTGGGATCAAACTTTTCGATGTTCCAGGAAAAAAGATCTTAGTTGAAGAAGCGCAAGAGAAAACCCAGGATTTTTTACTGATCAATCACCCTGTTCTTCCTGTAGGAGCTCCGGATGAATACTTGGCTTTATTCGAGGCTGCGTTTGCTGGTAAACCCGGTTCTTATTTTTTTGGTTGGAATCCATTTAGTTGGAAATTGGGCGGTCTTTCCAAAGTAAGAGCCATCCGAGGCAAAAAGATCACAAGTCCATTAGAAATTCGTTATTGGTCTACAACCCCTTACGCTTTCGGAGAAGGTAAGGCGGTGAAATATTCCGTAAAACCATGTTCTGAAACTAAATCCGAAATTCCGGATTCTCCGGCTGAAAATTATTTAAGAGAGGCGATGAGTAAACAACTGAAAGAATCTTCGGCTTGTTTTACTTTTATGGTTCAGCTTCAAAAAGATCCTAAATCTATGCCGGTGGAAGATCCCGCTGTTGTTTGGGATGAAGAAGTTTCACCATTTTATCCGGTAGCAGAGATATTGATTCCTAAGCAGGAATTTACAAATGAAAAGATGGATTCTCTTTGTGAGAACGTATCTTATACACCTTGGCATTCTCTCCAAGAGCATAAACCTCTAGGCGGGATCAATCGAGTTAGAAAATCTGTTTATCAAGCTATTTCGGATTATAGACATGGACAGAATAAAACTCAAAGAAAGGAAATTGATAAAAAGGATATACCGGCCAAGTTAATTCCTTAAGATCAAACGTTAAACGATGATTAGGCCTTGTTTTAAACGGGGTCTAATATCACTATTCAGGATGAAAAAACTTCTATTTGTACCATTTATTTTCGTAGGAATTTACCTAAACCTCGCATCCGAAAACAAAATCGATTTAGAAACAAGACAATCTAATTTGCTCGGAATTTACTGGGGACCTGAAAACAGGACCTTCGGTTGGTATTTGGAATTCAGAGAGGACTTTACTTTTTTCGAAAATTATGACGGAGATGGATGTGGGGGATATTCCGGGACTTATAAGATAGAATCAAACAAGGTGATTATGCAAGCATCCGCGGAAGAGCCATGTAAACCTTATAATTTCCAAGCCAACCGAACCTGCAGTATTGTTCCTACAAAATATTCTATTCGTTATTCCGCAAAATTATACTGCTCTAATGACGCTAGTTACTTTGGAGGATTTTTTCTTCCTGAATCTACTGAGCGAAAGATAGAAGGTGTGGCTGTTAAAACCATTCCCGGAAAATCAAAATACTTATCTAAATCGAGCCTTGCACGCATCGGCCCAGGTTACGATTTTCCTTCCATCGTTTGTAATACTAGAGAAGATGAAAAATCGATCCAAACAGATAAATTTCCCGAAAAATCGAAATTGGTACTTCTTGCTAAAACCCAAGGCTCTAAAGAGCCTAAAGGAAAATCCGAAACTTGGTATTATGCGGATATTCCTTTAGACTGGGGAGGGGGCTGCTATTATAAAGGCAAAGGTTATACTAGTGCCTGGTTTCCGGGATCGGTCCTTTTTGATATGACTGATTCGAAGATTGAGTCGTATGACTAAAAATTTTTGCGATTAGAGTGATTCCTAAGATTACATGAATCGAAGATTATAGAATAGATACGTCTTCTTCGCAAATTGAATCAAATTTTCCGAATCGTTGGATAAATATAAAATATAAACGTCTGCTATATTATCTTTATGTAAAGCAGTCATAAAGCAATATTTGTATTTTCTATCCGTACCGGGAATCATTTCGAATGCGGAATTGCTTCCCCAGTCGGCTCCGAATTCATCTTTAACGGCTTTGGTGGGAAATGCCGTATAAGAGGTGGCGGCGAATTCTCCTCCCAGATTAATTAGAAAAGTGGCGAAGTGAATTAAATAATCGTTCTTTTTAGGGGTTACTATAACAGCCTTCGGATTATTTTTTTTGATTTCTTCTATCTCTTTGAGAAGCCCAGGGATCGACTTTACGATGTACCGTATCTCGATCTGTTTATCATCGGAAAGAAGAGCGTAATCGTAGTGATAAGGTATTTCTTCATCTTTCGGAACGGGGTTGAATTTCGGAGGAACGATTTGGCGGATCAAAAGATTCGTTTCTATTAGAAGATTTTTAAAATGGGACATCTCTCGCGGCACTTCTCTTTTTGCAGTCGATTTGCAAGACGCTAAAATTAGTATGAAGCATAAAGATAAAACGTTTCTT is a window encoding:
- a CDS encoding catalase family protein: MGQKLSILYLFFLVFSLSCGGPYVKIPDSVELGKEYSFPEEESIAKRTLELTLTSLKESYKDGAVVRRDAHPKHHGCVAANFTVKKDLDPQYKLGVFQPGKSYQGLVRFSNGSQKPKADLEGDIRGVGIKLFDVPGKKILVEEAQEKTQDFLLINHPVLPVGAPDEYLALFEAAFAGKPGSYFFGWNPFSWKLGGLSKVRAIRGKKITSPLEIRYWSTTPYAFGEGKAVKYSVKPCSETKSEIPDSPAENYLREAMSKQLKESSACFTFMVQLQKDPKSMPVEDPAVVWDEEVSPFYPVAEILIPKQEFTNEKMDSLCENVSYTPWHSLQEHKPLGGINRVRKSVYQAISDYRHGQNKTQRKEIDKKDIPAKLIP